In Actinomyces radicidentis, one genomic interval encodes:
- a CDS encoding DUF2469 domain-containing protein, which produces MSAEDLESYENDLELDLYREYRDVVSLFSYVVETERRFYLANAVDVQVRTNGGEVFFELTLEDAWVWDIYRASRFVKSVHVVTFKDVNVEELTKPEMDIPS; this is translated from the coding sequence CTGAAGACCTGGAGTCATACGAGAACGACCTCGAGCTCGACCTCTATCGCGAGTACCGCGACGTGGTCTCGCTCTTCTCCTACGTCGTGGAGACCGAGCGGCGCTTCTACCTGGCCAACGCCGTCGACGTGCAGGTGCGCACCAACGGCGGGGAGGTCTTCTTCGAGCTCACCCTCGAGGACGCCTGGGTCTGGGACATCTACCGCGCCAGCCGCTTCGTCAAGTCCGTCCACGTCGTCACCTTCAAGGACGTCAACGTCGAGGAGCTCACCAAGCCCGAGATGGACATCCCGTCCTGA
- a CDS encoding YraN family protein, giving the protein MSPRTRTSTEPLPRPAAGRAPEPSPDAATERRREAARRRRETGRAGEELAARYLTDAGWTVLDRNWRPGGGLRGELDLVALEPPEHGGGMTLVAVEVKTRTSTAMGEPAEAVGPAKLARLRALAVAWAVDHEVLRTPVRVDVVSVLAPPGRTPLVRHHRGVGL; this is encoded by the coding sequence GTGAGCCCACGCACCCGAACCAGCACTGAGCCCCTGCCCCGGCCCGCCGCCGGACGGGCACCGGAACCGAGCCCCGACGCCGCGACCGAGCGACGCCGCGAGGCCGCCCGCCGACGGCGCGAGACCGGACGAGCGGGCGAGGAGCTCGCCGCCCGCTACCTCACCGACGCCGGCTGGACCGTCCTCGACCGCAACTGGCGCCCCGGCGGAGGCCTGCGCGGCGAGCTCGACCTCGTCGCCCTCGAGCCGCCCGAGCACGGGGGCGGCATGACTCTCGTCGCCGTCGAGGTCAAGACCCGCACCTCGACCGCCATGGGTGAGCCCGCCGAGGCCGTCGGCCCCGCCAAGCTCGCCCGGCTGCGCGCGCTCGCCGTCGCCTGGGCCGTCGACCACGAGGTCCTGCGCACCCCCGTGCGCGTCGACGTCGTCTCCGTCCTCGCACCGCCCGGACGCACGCCCCTCGTCCGCCACCACCGCGGGGTCGGACTCTGA